The Corallococcus caeni genomic interval CGTCCCTGCCGCCCACGGGCGACTGCCTTCCGGACTGGGAGATCCTCTGCCGCGCGGCGCGCGCCCTGGGACACCCCGAGGGCTTCGCCTTCCAGTCCCCGGAGGAGGTCTGGGACGAGGTGCGGCGCGTGTGGCCCGCGGGCGCGGGCCTGTCCTACGCGCGCCTGGAGCACGGCGGCCTCCAGTGGCCCTGCCCCGACGAGCGCCACCCGGGCACGCGGGTGCTGCACACCGGGGCGTTCGCCCTGGGGCCCAGGGCGGCGCTGCGCCGCATCGGCTACGCGCCCTCTCCGGAAGCGCCCACGGAGGACTTCCCCTTCGTGCTGATGACGGGCCGGCGGCTGTATGCCTTCAACGCGGGGACGATGACGTCTCGCACGCCGAACGCGCGGCTCCAGCCCGGCGACTGGCTGGACATGGCCGCACCGGACGCGGAGCGGCTGGGGCTGGAGGACGGCGCGCGCGTGCGGGTGCGCAGCCGCTACGGAGAGGCGGTGCTGCCCATGCGCCGCGCCGAGGGGCTGCGCCCCGGGGAGCTCTTCACCACCTTCCACACGGTGGAGGTCTTCATCAACGCCGTCACCGGTCCGCATCAGGACGGGTACACCCATACGCCCGACTACAAGGTCACGGCCGTCCGCGTGGAGCGCGCGGAGTAGCGGAGGCGCGGCGGCGAGCGGCGCCCCGCTCGTGGCACCCCGCACTCCGCCTCCCTACCCTCATTCCCGAGGACCCGGGGTCCTGGCCGGGAGGAGCCTTGAGCGACGCACAGTCCCAGACCGCGCTGAGCGCGCTGCGCATCGACCGCTCCGCCGCCCCCCTGAAGCGACAGCGCAGGCTGCGCTGGCTCATCCCCGCGGCGCTGCTGCTCGCGGTGCTCATCGCAGTGGCGGCCGCGGTGGCACGCCGCGCGCCCACCGTGCGCGTGGCGGAGGTGCGTGAGCCGCTCCCCGGGGAGCAGCAGACGGAGCTGTCCGCGTCCGGCTACGTCGACTCGCGGCGCCGCTCGGTCATCGCGCCGCTCATCGCCGGGCAGCTCGTGGAGGTCACCGTGGAGGAGGGAGAGCCCGTGCGGCAGGGGCAGGTGATGGCCCGCCTGGATGACCGGGACGCCCGCGTGGTGCTGGACCGCGCGGAGGCGGAGGTGCGGTCCGCCGAGGCCCGGCTCGGCGCCTCCCAGGCCCAGGCCCTCAACGCCGAGCGCACCACCGAGCGCACGCGCAACCTCACGAGGCAGGGCGCCGTCGCCCGGGCCCAGCTGCTCGACGTGGAGACCGCGGGCCGCGCCGCGCTGGAGTCCCTCAACCTGGCCAAGGCGCAGCTCGCCGTCGCCCGCAGGGCGCGTGAGGCGGCCCGCCTCCAGCTCGCGCACACCGTGGTGCGCGCGCCGTTCGACGGCACCGTGTCGAAGAAGCTCGCGAACGAGGGCGCGGTGCTCGCGCCCGCCGCCCTCACCGGCACCAACCTGGGCGGCATCGTCGAGCTGGTAGACCTCCGGGCCCTGGAGGTCGAGGCCGAGGTCAGCGAGGAGCAGCTGTCGCGCATCCACACCGGCCAGCCCACGCTCATCTTCCTGGACGCACTGCCCGAGCGCGCCTTCCCCGGCCAGGTGGCCACGGTGCGCCCCGCCATCGACCGCTCCAAGGCCACTGCCACGGTGCTGGTGCGCTTCCAGTCCGTCCCCCAGGGCGCGCTGCCGGACATGGGCGCCAAGGTGTCCTTCCTCCGCCAGCCGCTGCCCCCGGGCGAGCTGGACGCCCACGGCCAGCCTCCGCGCGTGCCCGCCAGCGCGGTGGTGCACGACGGCAAGGGCGACGCCGTGTGGGTGGTGAAGGACGCGCGGCTCACCCGCCAGCCGGTGCGCGTGGGCGAGCGCGTGGGCGACGAGGTGTCCCTGACGCAGGGGCCCCGCGCGGGCACGCAGGTGGTGGTGGCGCCGGACCCGAGGCGCCTGCGCGACGGCCGGCGCGTGAAGGTGGAGACGGGGGGCGGATGAGCCAGGACGCCCTGTCAGTCCCGGCCCCCGCCATGGTGCGCCTCCGGGGCGTGTCCAAGACGTACCGGCGCGGCACGGTGGAGGTGCCCGTGCTGGCGGGGGTGGACCTGACCATCGACACCGGCGCCTTCGAGGCCTTCATGGGGCCGTCCGGCTCCGGCAAGTCCACGCTGCTCAACCTCGTCTCCGGGCTGGACCAGCCCACCACCGGCAGCGTCGAGGTGGCCGGCCGCGACCTGGGGCAGATGGACGACCGCGCGCTGAGCGACTGGCGCGCCGCGCACGTGGGCTTCGTCTTCCAGCTGTACAACCTCATCCCGGTGCTCAGCGCCGCGGAGAACGTGGAACTGCCCCTGCTGCTCACGCCGCTGACGCGCGCGGAGCGGCGCCGGCACGTGGCCGCCGCGCTGGAGCTGGTGGGCCTCACCCACCGCGTGAGCCACCGCCCGCCGCAGCTGTCCGGCGGCGAGCAGCAGCGCGTGGCCATCGCCCGCGCCATCGTGTCCGACCCGGACCTCATCATCGCGGACGAGCCCACGGGGGACCTGGACCGCAAGGCGGCGGAGGCCGTGCTGGACCTCTTCGGCGTGCTCCACCGGGACCTGCACAAGACGCTGGTCATGGTGACGCACGACCCGCACGCCGCGGAGCGCGCCGGGCGCGTGCACCACCTGGACAAGGGGGTGCTCCAGTGAACTACGTGGGACTGGCGGGCCGGGACCTGCTGCGCAACCCGCTGCGGCTGACGCTGACCATCCTTGCGGGCGCGGTGGGCGTGACGGCCTTCATCTTCCTGAGCACCGTCGTCGACCTGTTCTATTACAACGCGCGGGCCGCGCAGGTGGACCGGCTCATCGTGCGCAACAAGGTGTCCTTCACCCAGCCGCTGCCGCTGTCCTACTACGCGCGCATCGCCGCGCTGCCGGGCGTCACCTCCGTCACGCACCAGGAGTGGTTCGGCGGCACGCTGGGCGACACGCAGAAGGACTTCTTCGCCAACTTCGCCATCGACCCCCACACCTTCCTGGACGTCTTCCCGGAGTACCTCGTCCCGCCTCAGCAGCTGGCCGCCTTCCGCGGCGACCCGTGCGGCGCGCTCGTGGGGGAGCGGCTGGCACGGCGCTTCGGCTGGAAGGTCGGGGACCGCGTGACGCTCAAGGGGCAGATCTACCCCGGTGACTGGACGTTCAACGTGCGCGGCATCTACACCGGCGCGCGCCCCGGCGTGGACACCACCGCGCTGTTGTTCGGCTACCGCTGCCTCAACGAGAGCGACCGGCTGACGGAGGCGCGCAAGGACCAGGTGGGCATCTACGCGGTGCGCGTGGATGACCCGGCGCGCTCGGCGGGGGTGGCGGCGGCCATCGACCACCTGTTCGACAACAGCCCCTACCCGACGAAGACCGAGAGCGAGAAGGCCTTCCAGCTGGGCTTCGTGGCCATGTCCTCGGCCATCGTCACCGCGGTGCGGGTGGTGTCCTCCGTCATCCTGCTCATCATCCTGCTCGTCATCGGCAACACGCTGGCCATGGGTGTGCGCGAGCGCACCCGCGACATCGCCACCCTGCGCGCCATGGGCTTCCGCCCTCGCACCGTGGTGGCGTTGGTGCTGTCCGAGTCCGCCGTCATCGGCCTGTGCTCCGCGGCGCTGGGCGCGACGGCCGCGCCGCTGCTGGTGGGCGTCTTCGCGAAGCTCATCGCCTCGCGGTTCGGCCCCATGCCGGACCACCTCACGCGCGGGCACACGCTCTGGGTGTCCGCGCTCGCGGCGGTGATGGTGGCCCTGCTGGCGGGCGTGGGGCCGGCCCTGCGCGCGGTGCGGCTGCCGGTGGCGGAAGGCCTGCGGAAGGTGGCCTGAGCCATGGTGCCGCTCTTCTACAATGCCCGCAGCCTGTGGGCGCGCCGGCTGTCCACCGGCCTCACGGTGGTGGGGCTGGGGCTGGTCGTCTTCGTCTTCGCCGCGGTGCTGATGCTGGCCAACGGCATCGAGTCCGCGCTCGCCTCCGGCGGGGACCCGTCCAACGTCGTCGTGCTGCGCAAGGGGGCCACCAGCGAGCTGGTCAGCGGCATGGAGCGGGACGCGGTGCGCATCCTCACCACGGACCCGCAGGTGGCCTCCGGGCCGGACGGCACGCCGCTGGTGTCCGGGGAGCGGGTGGTGCTGCTGACGCTGCCCAGCGGCCGCACGCAGGCGATGAACACGTCCGCGCGCGGCATCAGCGCGGAGAGCTTCGCGGCGCGGCCGGAGGTCCAGCTCGTCTCCGGGCGCAGGCCCCGGCCGGGCACCAACGAGGTGGTGCTGGGCCGCTCGCTCGTGGGCACCTCGCCGGAGGCCACGTTGGGCGGGGAGCTGCGGTTCGCCCAGCAGCGCTGGCCGGTGGTGGGCGTCTTCGCAGCCCGGGGGGGCGCCTTCGAATCCGAGGTGTGGGCGGACGCCCTGCGCCTGGGCACGGCCTTCGGGCGCGACGACTTCAGCTCCGCGGTGGTGCGGCTGCGCTCGCCCGCGGACGTGGACGCCTTCGTCAAGCGCGTGGAGGCCAACCCGCGCTTCACCCTGGAGGCCAGGCCGGAGCCGACGTACTGGGCGGATCAGGCCAGCGGG includes:
- a CDS encoding ABC transporter permease is translated as MNYVGLAGRDLLRNPLRLTLTILAGAVGVTAFIFLSTVVDLFYYNARAAQVDRLIVRNKVSFTQPLPLSYYARIAALPGVTSVTHQEWFGGTLGDTQKDFFANFAIDPHTFLDVFPEYLVPPQQLAAFRGDPCGALVGERLARRFGWKVGDRVTLKGQIYPGDWTFNVRGIYTGARPGVDTTALLFGYRCLNESDRLTEARKDQVGIYAVRVDDPARSAGVAAAIDHLFDNSPYPTKTESEKAFQLGFVAMSSAIVTAVRVVSSVILLIILLVIGNTLAMGVRERTRDIATLRAMGFRPRTVVALVLSESAVIGLCSAALGATAAPLLVGVFAKLIASRFGPMPDHLTRGHTLWVSALAAVMVALLAGVGPALRAVRLPVAEGLRKVA
- a CDS encoding ABC transporter permease; amino-acid sequence: MVPLFYNARSLWARRLSTGLTVVGLGLVVFVFAAVLMLANGIESALASGGDPSNVVVLRKGATSELVSGMERDAVRILTTDPQVASGPDGTPLVSGERVVLLTLPSGRTQAMNTSARGISAESFAARPEVQLVSGRRPRPGTNEVVLGRSLVGTSPEATLGGELRFAQQRWPVVGVFAARGGAFESEVWADALRLGTAFGRDDFSSAVVRLRSPADVDAFVKRVEANPRFTLEARPEPTYWADQASGLAAFIRVLGLFVSFVFSLGAVLGAMITMYAQVATRVAELGMLRAVGFRRRSVLASVVVESAMLGTAGGVLGALGALATRWIHIRTLNFQTFAAVSFGFSPTPAILLGALLFGTAMGLLGGLLPALRASRLSILDALRA
- a CDS encoding ABC transporter ATP-binding protein, which encodes MSQDALSVPAPAMVRLRGVSKTYRRGTVEVPVLAGVDLTIDTGAFEAFMGPSGSGKSTLLNLVSGLDQPTTGSVEVAGRDLGQMDDRALSDWRAAHVGFVFQLYNLIPVLSAAENVELPLLLTPLTRAERRRHVAAALELVGLTHRVSHRPPQLSGGEQQRVAIARAIVSDPDLIIADEPTGDLDRKAAEAVLDLFGVLHRDLHKTLVMVTHDPHAAERAGRVHHLDKGVLQ
- a CDS encoding efflux RND transporter periplasmic adaptor subunit, with amino-acid sequence MSDAQSQTALSALRIDRSAAPLKRQRRLRWLIPAALLLAVLIAVAAAVARRAPTVRVAEVREPLPGEQQTELSASGYVDSRRRSVIAPLIAGQLVEVTVEEGEPVRQGQVMARLDDRDARVVLDRAEAEVRSAEARLGASQAQALNAERTTERTRNLTRQGAVARAQLLDVETAGRAALESLNLAKAQLAVARRAREAARLQLAHTVVRAPFDGTVSKKLANEGAVLAPAALTGTNLGGIVELVDLRALEVEAEVSEEQLSRIHTGQPTLIFLDALPERAFPGQVATVRPAIDRSKATATVLVRFQSVPQGALPDMGAKVSFLRQPLPPGELDAHGQPPRVPASAVVHDGKGDAVWVVKDARLTRQPVRVGERVGDEVSLTQGPRAGTQVVVAPDPRRLRDGRRVKVETGGG